The following proteins come from a genomic window of Candidatus Dadabacteria bacterium:
- a CDS encoding cbb3-type cytochrome c oxidase subunit I: protein MANGVMTQTQHIPYLAQKGLKSWILTTDHKRIGILYLVTISFFFMIAGLAALGMRYELMTPELDFFRTATEYNVAFTLHGSLMVFFFIVPGIAASFGNFLIPLMIGARDVAFPRINLLSFWIYLVGTAILLSALAQPADTGWTFYTPYSIQTGTKVIMITLGVFVLGFSSILTGMNFIVTIHKLRAPGMTWSRLPLFIWASYATAILQLLATPVVGITLLLLIAERAFDIGFFDPAKGGDPILFQNFFWFYSHPAVYIMVIPAFGIISEIIPVFARKPIFGYKAIAYSSFAIAIISFFVWLHHMFVSGISETAAAIFSFLTMLVAIPTAVKVFNWTATLYKGSIDFHSSMLYALSFIVLFTIGGLTGVYLGALAVDVHLHDTYFIVAHMHYVMIGGTVMGFFGALHFWYQKWFGKVFNELIAKVAWFLVFVGFNVTFFPQFFMGFQGMPRRYATYPEEYISYHSLSTYGSWILGLGILIMTVNLLIPLWKKGRPESSNPYGSLSLEWQVPSPPPHENFDEIPTVTDWTYSYGKK, encoded by the coding sequence ATGGCAAACGGAGTCATGACTCAAACCCAGCATATACCGTATTTAGCCCAGAAAGGTTTAAAGTCGTGGATTTTGACAACGGATCACAAACGCATCGGGATCCTTTATCTTGTTACGATCTCGTTTTTCTTCATGATCGCCGGCCTGGCGGCCCTGGGAATGAGATACGAGCTTATGACTCCCGAGCTTGACTTCTTCAGAACCGCAACGGAGTACAATGTAGCGTTCACGCTTCACGGTTCCCTGATGGTTTTCTTCTTCATCGTCCCGGGAATCGCGGCGAGTTTCGGCAATTTCCTGATACCGCTAATGATCGGGGCCAGGGACGTGGCGTTTCCCAGAATAAACCTGTTGAGTTTCTGGATATATCTTGTCGGAACGGCAATATTGCTTTCCGCGCTTGCCCAACCGGCTGACACGGGCTGGACATTCTACACTCCCTACAGCATTCAGACGGGCACCAAGGTAATAATGATAACCTTGGGAGTCTTCGTCCTCGGGTTCTCATCGATTCTCACCGGAATGAACTTCATAGTGACCATCCACAAGCTTCGAGCGCCTGGAATGACGTGGTCAAGACTGCCGCTTTTCATATGGGCATCCTACGCGACCGCTATATTGCAGTTGCTCGCAACGCCGGTTGTGGGAATCACGCTTCTTCTGCTTATAGCAGAGAGAGCGTTTGACATAGGCTTTTTTGATCCGGCCAAGGGAGGGGATCCCATACTCTTCCAGAACTTCTTCTGGTTCTACTCCCATCCCGCCGTTTACATAATGGTTATTCCCGCCTTCGGAATTATCTCCGAGATAATCCCCGTCTTCGCGAGAAAACCCATCTTCGGATACAAGGCAATCGCGTATTCAAGCTTCGCGATTGCGATAATAAGCTTCTTCGTCTGGCTGCACCACATGTTCGTAAGCGGCATATCGGAAACGGCAGCGGCAATATTCTCATTCCTGACCATGCTTGTCGCCATCCCGACAGCCGTAAAAGTATTTAACTGGACTGCAACTCTGTACAAGGGATCAATAGATTTTCACTCATCCATGTTATACGCACTGTCATTCATAGTGCTTTTCACGATCGGAGGACTGACCGGAGTTTATCTGGGGGCCTTGGCCGTTGACGTGCATCTGCACGACACGTACTTCATAGTAGCTCACATGCACTACGTGATGATAGGAGGAACCGTGATGGGATTTTTCGGAGCCCTTCACTTCTGGTATCAGAAGTGGTTCGGAAAGGTATTCAATGAACTGATCGCAAAAGTTGCGTGGTTCCTGGTTTTCGTAGGATTCAACGTAACGTTTTTCCCGCAGTTTTTCATGGGCTTCCAGGGAATGCCCAGAAGGTATGCGACATATCCTGAAGAGTACATATCCTATCATTCCCTTTCGACCTACGGATCATGGATACTCGGGCTCGGGATTTTAATAATGACCGTGAACCTGCTTATACCGCTCTGGAAAAAAGGACGGCCCGAATCGTCAAATCCCTACGGCTCCCTTTCTCTTGAGTGGCAGGTTCCTTCCCCGCCGCCACATGAGAATTTTGACGAAATACCAACTGTAACTGACTGGACTTACTCTTACGGGAAAAAATAG
- the coxB gene encoding cytochrome c oxidase subunit II: MSTWIPESASNLAASVDNITLFVTIVSVFFFVLISAVLVAFSIKYRRKSEDQETAYITHNPVIETIWTIIPTILLMVIFAWGWIAFKELRNPPPEAIEVNVVAKQWLWEFEYFTGKKSLNELFVQQNKPVRLIMRSEDVIHSFFVPQFRVKQDILPGSYQQLWFTPTKVGTFDLLCAEYCGSGHSQMLAKVNVLSPEAFTRWEKGDELEDGAAVAAISVSPAERGKELHSQRGCLACHSVDGKEVIGPTFKNLYGKTEKLADGSSVLVDENYIRESIYEPQAKMVEGYPPTMPSFKGILSEDEVTALIEYIKTLK; the protein is encoded by the coding sequence ATGTCCACCTGGATACCGGAATCAGCTTCAAATCTCGCAGCAAGCGTTGATAACATAACCCTGTTCGTAACAATCGTATCAGTATTTTTCTTCGTCCTGATTTCGGCCGTACTCGTAGCCTTCTCAATCAAGTACAGGCGGAAAAGCGAGGATCAGGAAACCGCCTACATAACTCACAACCCGGTCATTGAAACCATCTGGACCATAATCCCGACCATACTGCTCATGGTCATCTTCGCATGGGGATGGATAGCTTTCAAGGAACTTCGCAATCCGCCTCCAGAAGCGATCGAAGTTAACGTCGTGGCAAAGCAGTGGCTTTGGGAATTTGAGTATTTCACCGGAAAAAAATCGCTGAATGAACTCTTCGTGCAGCAGAACAAACCCGTAAGACTAATAATGAGATCAGAGGACGTCATTCACAGCTTCTTCGTTCCGCAGTTCCGTGTAAAACAGGATATTCTTCCGGGCAGCTACCAGCAGCTCTGGTTCACCCCGACCAAGGTCGGCACCTTTGATCTTCTGTGCGCGGAATACTGCGGTTCCGGGCACTCGCAAATGCTTGCCAAGGTAAACGTCCTGAGTCCAGAGGCGTTCACAAGGTGGGAAAAAGGAGACGAACTTGAAGACGGGGCCGCCGTGGCGGCAATCAGCGTATCCCCGGCGGAGAGAGGAAAAGAACTGCATTCCCAGAGGGGCTGCCTTGCGTGCCACAGCGTAGACGGCAAGGAAGTCATAGGGCCAACTTTCAAAAACCTTTACGGGAAAACAGAAAAACTTGCAGACGGTTCATCGGTTCTTGTAGACGAGAACTATATCAGAGAATCAATTTATGAACCCCAGGCAAAAATGGTAGAGGGCTACCCGCCAACGATGCCTTCGTTCAAAGGTATACTGTCTGAGGATGAAGTAACCGCCCTTATCGAGTATATAAAGACGTTGAAGTAG
- a CDS encoding SCO family protein has product MWRFFIFLSVMYLSSTVPAFFTSDVQALSNVNDVEEIGFDEKLASSIDLDTEFRGESGEAVSISSFFGQKKPVVLSLAYFTCPRLCLLGTDGVLEAINQMDAFRPGKDYTVVTVSFDPEEPLDVIGEKSARYKKALAGGAEEAKNWHFLTATAENILRLTDSVGFRFKKDGEEFAHPSGIVILTPDGTISRYLYGVQYDPRNFKLSLIEASEGKIGSSELLNKVLMFCYQFDPVGKRYALAALNVVKAGGMVTLTVLVAFLCLMWRRERKTH; this is encoded by the coding sequence ATGTGGAGGTTCTTCATTTTTCTCAGTGTTATGTATCTCTCAAGCACGGTTCCGGCTTTCTTCACATCGGACGTTCAGGCGCTTTCTAACGTAAACGACGTAGAAGAAATAGGTTTTGATGAGAAACTTGCGTCTTCCATAGATCTTGACACTGAATTTCGCGGGGAAAGCGGAGAAGCGGTAAGTATTTCCTCTTTTTTCGGGCAAAAAAAACCGGTGGTTCTGAGTCTCGCCTACTTCACATGCCCAAGACTCTGCCTTCTTGGGACAGACGGAGTTCTGGAAGCCATAAACCAGATGGATGCTTTCAGGCCGGGGAAGGACTACACCGTGGTGACCGTAAGCTTTGACCCGGAAGAACCCCTTGATGTTATCGGCGAGAAATCCGCAAGATACAAAAAAGCGCTTGCGGGCGGGGCTGAAGAGGCCAAAAACTGGCACTTTCTAACAGCGACTGCAGAAAACATACTGAGGCTTACCGATTCAGTGGGATTCCGTTTCAAAAAAGACGGCGAGGAGTTCGCTCATCCTTCGGGAATAGTCATACTCACGCCGGATGGGACAATCTCGCGATACCTCTACGGAGTTCAGTATGATCCCCGCAACTTCAAGTTATCTCTAATAGAGGCTTCCGAGGGAAAGATAGGTTCCTCGGAACTGCTTAATAAAGTGCTTATGTTCTGTTATCAGTTTGACCCTGTGGGGAAAAGATATGCGCTTGCCGCTCTTAACGTCGTCAAGGCGGGAGGAATGGTAACCCTTACGGTTCTCGTAGCGTTTCTCTGCCTGATGTGGAGAAGAGAAAGAAAAACCCATTAA
- the rodA gene encoding rod shape-determining protein RodA, translated as MPNLSRRSWLLLLTALLCFAGLMNLYSISLLAGLGAFKKQLIWVLAGFLTVAAISRLRPITLENHSVAFYLFFLALLGLLFVFGKTVSGSRSWFQIGPVSVQPSEFIKIGIIMVLANYYASDVAAKENYNWVELLKPLALLLVPTAAVTAQPDMGTAITILLIGSSIVLLMGISRKALLRIIIIALISIVPTWHLLIKDYQKERIYSFMDTSTDPFGVSYNSIQSQIAIGSGMGFGKGFSLGSQSNLNFLPAHHTDFAFSVISEEWGFRGSVFILLLYFSIILFILNIATSLEDRFAIIACFGIAAMFFWHAVINIAMVTGLMPIIGTPLFFISYGGSSTLTAFIGIGIVLCLRKKINRARKTQISVKKTNS; from the coding sequence TTGCCAAATCTGAGTAGACGCTCCTGGCTGCTGCTTCTGACTGCTTTGCTTTGCTTTGCGGGACTCATGAATCTCTACAGCATCTCGCTGTTGGCCGGCTTGGGCGCATTCAAGAAACAACTCATATGGGTTCTCGCGGGATTTCTGACTGTGGCAGCTATTAGTCGCTTAAGACCCATTACGCTGGAAAACCACTCGGTTGCTTTCTACCTGTTTTTCCTCGCGTTGCTGGGGTTGCTTTTCGTATTCGGGAAAACGGTATCGGGGTCCAGAAGCTGGTTCCAGATAGGCCCGGTCTCCGTTCAGCCCTCCGAATTTATTAAAATCGGCATAATAATGGTGCTTGCCAATTACTACGCAAGCGATGTGGCCGCAAAGGAAAATTACAATTGGGTCGAACTTCTCAAGCCCCTGGCTCTTCTGCTTGTTCCCACCGCAGCAGTAACCGCCCAGCCCGACATGGGAACCGCAATCACTATTCTTCTTATAGGTTCAAGCATCGTTTTGCTTATGGGAATCAGCAGAAAAGCGCTGCTTAGAATAATAATCATAGCGCTGATATCCATCGTGCCGACCTGGCATCTTCTGATCAAGGACTACCAGAAGGAGAGAATATATTCCTTCATGGACACTTCCACCGATCCTTTTGGTGTAAGCTACAACTCGATTCAGTCCCAGATTGCCATAGGTTCCGGCATGGGTTTCGGAAAAGGTTTTTCTCTGGGTTCGCAGTCTAACCTGAACTTTCTTCCCGCACACCATACGGATTTCGCATTCTCGGTGATTTCCGAGGAGTGGGGATTTCGGGGTTCAGTGTTCATACTTCTTCTGTATTTCTCCATAATTCTTTTTATTCTTAACATCGCAACATCCCTAGAAGACCGCTTTGCGATAATCGCATGCTTTGGAATCGCGGCCATGTTTTTCTGGCACGCCGTGATAAATATCGCTATGGTAACAGGACTTATGCCGATCATCGGCACTCCTCTTTTCTTTATCAGTTACGGCGGTTCTTCAACCCTCACTGCCTTCATCGGAATCGGTATAGTTCTTTGCCTGAGAAAAAAAATAAACAGAGCCCGAAAAACCCAAATAAGCGTAAAGAAAACGAATTCTTGA